One part of the Longimicrobium sp. genome encodes these proteins:
- a CDS encoding bifunctional metallophosphatase/5'-nucleotidase, with the protein MIFRRPTVRALAAAVLLAPALHAQEFRPAATFIQVNDVYRIDAVEGGRVGGLGRVVTAAEAARRRTGVPVRVLHAGDFIAPSIESRYFAGLQMIDALNFLHARAPMIVVPGNHEFDERRPGMLAGAINASRFPWLAANVRLNTGDAGADRRLGTDTIIDAGGMRVGIFTLTFVDAPREYASVDTAYVAIAERQIRELESQGAEAIIGLTHLDLGQDQQIAALRATHPKLVWIAGGHEHFLIHHPLTDSTAAITKGDSNARRIWQVVLGRRGGAPAVRADSIVLDATVAVDPAYQRQVQAKWADSMRAKIPFFDQVIGRAATRMDASEEVVRNEESAWGNWLADVMRRAYPDIPADVGILNGGAIRIDDRIQGDIRWEHLARTFGFPTRVGLVWLRGRDLREAVLERGVSGGRGEGSFLQVSGMRFSYDRSRAPGQRVTSVDIRRGDAWEPLDDNRVYVVAVPDYLMGGGDTYTFHNRAVMSIPPGPDLRLMAFDALAAAYAAGQPISPAVEGRITERGAARP; encoded by the coding sequence TCTTCCGCAGACCGACCGTTCGCGCGCTCGCTGCCGCCGTCCTGCTCGCGCCCGCGCTGCACGCCCAGGAGTTTCGCCCCGCCGCCACCTTCATCCAGGTGAACGACGTCTACCGCATCGACGCGGTGGAGGGCGGGCGCGTGGGCGGGCTGGGCCGCGTGGTGACCGCCGCCGAGGCCGCGCGTCGCAGGACGGGCGTGCCCGTACGCGTGCTGCACGCCGGCGACTTCATCGCGCCCTCAATTGAAAGTCGGTACTTCGCGGGGCTGCAGATGATCGACGCGCTGAACTTCCTTCACGCCCGCGCGCCGATGATCGTCGTGCCGGGCAACCACGAGTTCGACGAGCGCCGCCCGGGCATGCTGGCCGGCGCCATCAACGCGTCGCGCTTTCCCTGGCTGGCCGCCAACGTCCGCCTGAACACCGGCGACGCGGGGGCCGACCGGCGCCTGGGCACCGACACCATCATCGACGCCGGCGGCATGCGCGTGGGCATCTTTACGCTCACCTTTGTGGACGCGCCCCGCGAGTACGCGTCCGTGGACACCGCGTACGTGGCCATCGCCGAGCGCCAGATCCGCGAGCTGGAGTCGCAGGGGGCCGAGGCCATCATCGGGCTGACGCACCTGGACCTGGGGCAGGACCAGCAGATCGCCGCGCTGCGCGCCACACACCCCAAGCTGGTGTGGATCGCGGGCGGGCACGAGCACTTCCTCATCCACCATCCGCTCACCGACAGCACCGCCGCCATCACCAAGGGCGACAGCAACGCGCGCCGCATCTGGCAGGTGGTGCTGGGCCGCCGCGGCGGAGCGCCGGCCGTGCGCGCGGACTCCATCGTGCTCGACGCCACGGTGGCCGTCGATCCCGCGTACCAGCGCCAGGTGCAGGCGAAGTGGGCCGACAGCATGCGCGCCAAGATCCCCTTCTTCGACCAGGTGATCGGGCGCGCCGCCACGCGGATGGACGCGTCGGAGGAGGTGGTGCGCAACGAGGAAAGCGCCTGGGGCAACTGGCTGGCCGACGTGATGCGCCGCGCCTACCCCGACATCCCCGCCGACGTCGGCATCCTGAACGGCGGCGCCATCCGCATCGACGACAGAATCCAGGGCGACATCCGCTGGGAGCACCTGGCGCGCACCTTCGGCTTTCCCACGCGGGTGGGGCTGGTGTGGCTGCGCGGGCGCGACCTGCGGGAAGCCGTGCTGGAGCGCGGCGTTTCGGGCGGCCGGGGCGAGGGGAGCTTCCTGCAGGTTTCCGGGATGCGCTTCAGCTATGACCGCTCGCGCGCGCCTGGGCAGCGGGTCACCTCGGTCGACATCCGGCGCGGCGACGCGTGGGAGCCGCTGGACGACAACCGCGTCTACGTGGTGGCGGTTCCCGACTACCTGATGGGTGGCGGCGACACGTACACCTTTCACAACCGCGCGGTCATGAGCATTCCGCCGGGGCCGGACCTGCGGCTGATGGCGTTCGACGCCCTGGCCGCCGCGTACGCCGCCGGGCAGCCCATCAGCCCGGCCGTGGAAGGCCGCATCACCGAGCGCGGCGCCGCGCGTCCATGA